The sequence CTTTTACGAGCTTATCGGCGATGATGACGGCGTATTTGGCTGTATGACTTTACTAGGCTGTGAAGACAACTGCCCTAAGCACTTACCACTTCAAAGTCGCATAGCTTATATGCGTAGAAAAATGGCTGCTATAAAGTAGCAAAGGGGCTGTAAAAGCCCCAAATTTACTTCTAAATTTGTTAAAAAAGACTGCAAAAAGATGCCAAAAGGCATAAAAAGATATCAAAAATGGGATTGATAAGAGTGCGCCCATTATATAACCAAGTGGAAATGCGATAAATATAAAGACGATTCCAACACCAGAAACAAAACAAAAAATTATCGCAAATATCGTAGCAAAGGTGTTTACAAATAAACTAATATTTTCTAAAAGAAAATTTGTTAGGCCAAGACTTCTCATGTCTTGATTATAACTTTCAAGCCAAAAAATTTATATAATTTCAAAAATTTGCTTCATTTAAGGATATAAAATGTTACCAAGCTATAAAGATATGATGCTACCTATTTTAGAATTTGTCGCACAAAAGAAAGAGGCAAATAGAGCTGAAATTTCTAAATTTATAATTAAGCATTTTAAGTTAAAAGACGAAGATCTTTTGCAAAAAATAAAAAGAGGAACGCCAACTTATATAAATCGTACCGATTGGGCTTTATCCTATCTAGCCACAACAACTCAAATAAAATCAAGGCCAGAAAAATTACCGCTTCAAAAAGTTGGTAGAAGCCTATTTGCCATAACAAATTTTGGCAAATAGCTAGTAAGTAGCAAGGACAAAAAGAGCAAATTTCTCTCTTGGTACGATGAAATTTACAAACAAGAGATAAGGCAAGAGAAAAAAGAAGCCACAGAAAATACTCCAGATGACAATATAGATGAAGCGCTTTGCAAGATAAAAGAAGAGCTAAAAAGTGAAATTTTATCTAGCATTTTAGAAAAAGAGCCAAGATTTTTTGAATACCTTGTAACAAAGCTACTTGAAAAGATGAATTATGGAGCTGGAAATCTTACGAACAAAGGCCCAGACGGCGGGATAGATGGCATCATAGATGAAGATGAACTTGGGCTTTCTAAAATTTATATCCAAGCAAAAAGATACAAAGACGGCAGTAATATCCGTAGGCCAGAAATTCAGCAGTTTATCGGCGCCATATCAAATAAAAATACTAAAAAAGGTGTCTTTATCACTACGGCAAAATTTACTAAAGAAGCTGAAAATTTCGCCAAAGATAATCAAAATTTTAGTGTGGTTTTGATAGATGGCGACAAGCTTGCAGAGCTAATGATAAAATACAAAGTCGGCGTTCAAACAAGCCAAATATATGAAATTTGCAAAATCGACACCGACTTTTTTGAAGAAAATAATTTTTAAAATTTTAAGCCATAAAGTACTACTGCGTATATTTATTGCAAGTTACTACTTGGGATCATTTTGGTCTTGCTTTATTTATTTGCTTAAAAACAAATTTAAATCTTTACTAACGCCAAAATAGTCCAAATTTACCAGCTTAAAATGCTTTTTAGATCAAATTTTACTCTTATAAACGCCGTCTAAAATTTAAGTGTTATAATTACAGCGAAATAACGATTTTAAGGAGAGGATATGCAATCTCGCATAATCACTGGCGTTTTGATGTTTGTTGCTATTTTAGTAGTTTTTTTTATTGATAATTATATTTTAAATTTTATCTTGCTCGGCGCTGTGCTTTATTTTGCATTTAATGAGTCGCTCAAGCTTTATAATATCGATCACAAACAGCTAGTTTTTGCCGCACTTGCTTTTTATGTGCTTACATATTTTACAAATCCAATTTTCATAGCGATCCTTGCTATCATGCTAGTTGCTTCGATCCTAGCTCACATAAAAAGTGAAAATTTAAAGCTAGTCGCACCTTTTGTATATCCGACCACACCGATCTTTATGATGTGGATGCTTTACTCAGAGTATGGCGTAGGCTATCTCGTATGGCTTATTTTAAGCGTAGTTGCAAGCGATAGTGGTGCATTTTTTGTTGGTAAAATGTTTGGCAAACATCCATTTAGCCCAAGCTCACCAAACAAAACAATCGAAGGTGCAGCAGGCGGTGTGGCGATAGGCACTGTAATTGGCTGCATTGTTGGAAATTTTGTAACCGAAGGATTTTTCCAAATTTTATTCTCAAGCTTTTTAGTCTGCGTGTTTGCAGTTTGGGGAGATTTGTTTGAGAGTTACCTAAAAAGACTTTGCGGTGTCAAAGATAGTGGTTCGCTATTCCCAGGACACGGTGGCATGCTTGATAGGATAGATGGTTATTTATTTGGCGTAGTCGCCCTACTTTGGTCGCTCTCGTGGTAATACTTGGCTCAACTGGTTCAATTGGCAAAAACGCCCTTAACCTTTGCGAAAAATTTGGCGTAGAGGTTGAGGCGTTAAGCTGTGCTAAAAATGTAGATTTACTAAATGAGCAAATCTTAAATTTTAAGCCAAAATTTGTCTGCGTAGGCAATGAAAAGCTAGCTAAAAATGTAAAAAACATAGAAGCTAAAAATATCTTTTTTGGTGAGACTGGACTGCTACAAATGCTAGAAATTTCAAGCTCAAAAAAGGTAATAAACGCCCTTGTTGGCTTTGCTGGCCTTGCTCCAAGTCTAAAGACGCAAGCTCTTGGCAAAAAACTAGCTTTGGCAAACAAAGAGAGTCTTGTTGTTGGCGGCAAATTTCTAAAGACTAGAGAAATTTTGCCGATTGATAGCGAGCATTTTGGACTTAAATTTCTACTTGAAAATAAAACTGCACCAAAAAGACTCATCATCACAGCAAGTGGCGGCGCATTTTATAAAAAGCCGATCAAATTTCTAAAAGACGCCACACCAAGTGATGCTTTGAAGCATCCAAACTGGGATATGGGCGCAAAGATTACGATTGATAGTGCGACGATGACAAATAAGCTTTTTGAGGTGATGGAAGCTTACTGGCTTTATGGCATTAAGGAGATCGAGGCTGTGATAGAGCCAACTTCTGCGATACATGCCGTAGTTGAATTTATAGACGGCTCAAGCACGATGCACCTCTCGCGACCTAACATGAAACTAGCTATCGCTCATGCTATGTTTGAAAATATCAATGAAAATATTGTCTCACACGCAAATTTACTTGATCTAAAAAATATAAAATTTCATAAAATCAGCCTTAAAAAATATCCCATTTTTTCGCTAAAAGATGAGGTCCTAGCAAACCCTGATCTAGGTGTAGTGATAAATGCTGCAAATGAGGTTGGAGTGTTTAGCTTTTTAGAGAAAAAATGCTCGTTTTTGGATATCTCAAGGCTCGTTTTAAGCTCTGTTAAAAATTTTAGAAATATTAAAATTTCAAATATTGATGAAATTTTTGAAGCTGATAAAGAAGTTAGAAATTACGCAAAAAGGATGTTAAATGCAAAGGTATGAGGGTTATAAATTTGATCCCAAGCAAAGCTTAATCGGCGTTCAGTTTTTATTTGTCGCCTTTGGTGCACTGGTATTAGTGCCGATACTTACGGGACTAGATGCAAATGTAGCTCTCTTTACAGCCGGTCTTGGCACGCTACTTTTTCAGCTAATCACTAGAAAAAATGTTCCGCCTATTTTTTTAGCAAGCTCCTTTGCTTTTATCGCGCCACTTCAGTACGGTATCGAAAAATGGGGCATAGCCGTGACGATGGGGGGCGTTATATTTGCTGGATTTTTCTACGTTGTTTTAAGCCTCGTGGTCCGATTTGGCGGAGAGAAAATTTTGCATAAAATTTTGCCTCCAGTTGTCGTTGGGCCGGTCATCATGACAATAGGCCTAATCCTTGCTCCAAATGCCGTCAAAATGGCAACATCAGCCACTGAAATTTATACACAAAATGAGGCGATGATCGTCGCTGGCATTTCGTTAGTGGCTACTATTTTAGTGATGATGCTTGGGCGTGGCATGTTTAGACTTATACCTATTTTGCTTGGTATTATCACCGGATACATCGTAGCTTACTGCTTTGGCATGGTTGATTTTACCCCTATCTTTAATGCACCTTGGTTTAGAATGCCAAATTTCACTACACCAAAATTTGAGTTTGAAGCGATCATTTATATGATACCTATCGCCATAGCTCCAGCGATCGAGCACATAGGCGATATGCTTGCTATCTCAAATGTCACAAAAGAGGATTTTTTAAAAAACCCAGGCCTTAAAAATACGCTCCTTGGAGATGGACTTGCCACTTCGCTTGCTGCTTTTTTTGGTGGCCCGCCAAACACTACATACTCAGAGGTCACCGGCGCAGTTAGCCTTACAAAGGCTTATAATCCAGCGATTATGACCTTTGCAGCGATCACTGCCATCGTGCTAGCCTTTGTTGGCAAGCTAGGAGCTGTACTCTCAACTATCCCAGCCCCAGTCATCGGTGGTATCATGCTGCTACTTTTTGGCATCATCGCAAGCGTTGGTATGGAGACGCTTATAAAAAATAAAGTCGATCTTGCAGACCCTAGAAACATGATAATCGTAGCCCTCATCTTCATCTTTGCCATCGGCGGCATGGTGCTTGACCTTGGAGCGGTTAAATTTTCAGGCATAGGTCTTGGTGCAGTTACTGGCATAGTTTTAAATTTGCTTTTACCAAAGACAAAGCATTACGAAGGATATTAATGCGTAAATTTTTACTTTTTTTACTAACCTTTGCCACTGCTAGTTTAGCTAATACTTTAGACTATGTGCTCATCAAAAAAGGTGAACCAAGCGAAAACACGATGTTGTTAATCGGCGGTATTCAAGGCGATGAGCCGGGTGGCTTTTTGGCAGCCTCTATCGTGGCAACTGACTATAACATCACAAAAGGCTCGCTTTGGGTTGTGCCAAATTTAAATTTCCCAAGCATAATCGAGCGAAGTCGTGGCACAAAAGGTGATATGAATAGAAAATTTGCCCATGTAGATAAAAACGATCCAGACTATAACTCAGTAATGAAGATAAAAGATGTCATCACTGATAAAAACGTCACGCTCATCTTAAATTTACACGATGGAAGTGGCTATTACAGAGATAAATTTATAAGCAAGGACGAAAATCCAGATAAATGGGGCAATACTTGCATAATAGACCAAAGCACACTTCCTGGTTCAAAATATCCAGAGCTTGAAGGTATCGCTTCAAGCGTAAAAGATGTGCTAAATAAGCATCTAATAGATCAAAAGCACCAGTATCACATCAAAAACACGCACACTGCGATGGGTGATAAAGAGATGCTAAAAAGCCTAACTTACTATGCTATCACGCAAAATAAATCAGCCTTTGCAAACGAAGCTAGTAAAAATTTAAACGCCGAGCAAAGGACTTATTATCATCTAATCGCCATTGAAGAATATATGAAAAAGGCTGGCATCAGCTTTACTAGGCCGTTTAATCTTGATGTTAAAAGCGTAAAAAAAGCAATCGAGAAAGAAATCAGACTCGAGCTTGAAAATTCATACGCGATAAGCCTTAAAAATCTAAAGCCTTTAATAAATTTTGTCCCGCTTAAAAAAGGCGAGTTAAACTACAGCTCACCAAATCCGCTAATAGCCATTATAAAAGAAAATGGTAGCTTCAAAGTGCAGTACGGCAACCGCTTTGTTACTAGATTAAAACCACAATATTTTGAGTTTGCAAAACCTCTTGAGGAAATTTCACTAATAAATGACGGTAGCGAGCTTACATTAAAAAGTGGCGATAAATTTAGCGTGAAAAAGAGCTTTAAAATAAAATCACTCAAAAACGTGCGTGTGAATGTCATAGGATATGGCACAAAAAGTATAGATGAGAGCGAGCAAGAGGTGGCTAAAAATAGCCTAAATAAAAGCTATAGCATCGATAAAGATGGCAAAATTTATAGAGTCGAGTTTTATAAAAACGAAGATGGCAAAGAGAAATTTGCCGGCATGATCTTAGCGGAGTTTAGATGATACTTGGCATCGAAAGTAGCTGCGATGATAGCTCGGTTGCACTCATAGATGAACGCACTTTAGAGAAGATTTATTATAAAAAAATTTCTCAAGAAGAGGAGCACGCTATCTTTGGCGGCGTTGTTCCTGAGCTTGCAGCCAGGCTTCATACAAAGGCACTGCCAGCACTTTTAGAGGATATCTTGCCAAATTTTAAAGATATAAAAGCGATCGCTGTGACAAATGAGCCAGGTCTTAGTGTGAGCCTAATAGGCGGTGTCAGCATGGCAAAAGCGCTAAGCGTGGCTCTAAATATCCCGCTAATTGCTGTAAATCATTTAGTTGGGCACATCTACTCACTATTTTTAGATCGCGAAGCCACATTTCCACTTGGCGTACTGTTAGTAAGTGGTGGGCATACGATGATCTTAGAAGTAAGCGAAAATGATGAAATTTTGGAGCTTACAAGCACTAGCGATGATAGCTTTGGCGAGAGCTTTGACAAGGTTGCTAAAATGCTTGATCTTGGCTATCCAGGCGGTGCCGTAGTTCAGCAAAATGCCCTACTTTGCAAAGACAAAGAGAGGTTTCATTTTACCATTCCACTTCTTCATGATAAACGCCTTGAATATAGTTTTTCAGGGCTTAAAAACCAAGTCAGAGTTGAAATTTCTAAGCTAGATAGTATCACTCCAAAAGATATTTCTGACATCTGCTACGCATTTGAAAATACTGCCTGTGAACACATTTTAAACAAGCTTGAAAAGGTCTTTTGGTTAAGAAATTTTAAGCGTTTTGGTGTAGTTGGCGGTGCAAGTGCAAATCTAAATTTACGAAAAAGGCTTGAAACGCTTTGTCAAAAAAACGAGTGCGAGCTTTTGCTAGCTCCGCTTGAGTTTTGCTCTGATAATGCATTAATGATAGCAAGAGCAGGACGGGAGAAGTACCTAAAAGGCGAATTTGTAAACCATAGCGAGCTAAATATAAATCCAAGAGTTAGCTTTAAAAAGCTTGAGTTAAATTAAACTTTTTAAAAAACATAAAATTTTGCGCCTAAATCTTGATAGCTTCGTAAGTAAAAACGTAATAAAATCTAAAAAATTTTAAAAAAGAATCTTTAATGGACGAGTTTTTAAATCACGCTTGGCATTTAAATAAAATTTACGCCAACACTGATGCGAGCGTACCTTTTTACCCAGATCTACTGGCACTTCTTTTATCTTGTGATGAGAAAAATTTAGATGAGTTTATGGCTCTTGCCGAGTTTAGAACTATCTTAAAAAAGCTAGGCGTTGGACTTGATATCTTTAGCATACAAAGTGCTCAGCTAGCCACGCTAAAAGCACTAAATGAGGCAAAAATTTCAAGTAATGAACTTGTAACTCGCTTACAAAAGCTACGTGATGAAAAGATAATTGGCCATGAAAAATTTGATTTTTTAATAAAATTTATAAGTAAAAACTCAAATCAAAATAAAGCAGAAATTTCTAGTGCGAAGCCAAAAGATCACTTTCACAAGAGCTTGGATTTTCTAAACGAGATAAATGAAAAAGCAAGTATGCTTGATGAAGATAAAGAATTTTTACTAGCTTTAAAAAACGCTAAAAAAAGATCAAACGAAACGCTTTTTAACATCGCAGTAAGTGGCATCATAAACTCTGGCAAATCAACCCTTTTAAATGCGCTTTTAAATAAATCCGTCCTTGGCACTTCAAATGTGCCTGAAACCATAAATTTAACTATCTTAAAGCACGCATCAAATAGCCATGCAAAGGTAAATTTTTATAGCCCAGACGAGCTAGAAAAGCTTGGACTTTCAAGCGAAAATTTACCAGCTAGTAGCGTAGAGATCAGCCTAGATGAGATCAAAAACTATACATCTTCAAGCTCAAAAACGGCAAATCTCGTAAAAAGTGTTGAGCTTTATGATGACTTGGAGCTTTTAAGAGATAATGTCTGCATTATAGACACTCCGGGCATAGATGATGCGATCGTTTTAAGAGAGCAAATTACTACAAATTTTATGAAAGAGTGCGACCTTTTGGCTCATCTCATGAATGCTTCGCAAAGCGCAACGCAAAAAGACGCACTATTTTTGAAAAAATGTTTTGAAAACTCGCACATCGTAAGAGTTGCTATCGTACTAACTCACGCTGACGAGTTAAACGCAAAGGATATTAATGAAACGCTTAACTACGTAAAAAAGGCGATCGGCGAGCAGATAAATGACATCAAGATAGATTATTTTGCCCTTAGTGCAAAAGCTTATCTTGATGGCGCTTTAAATAGTGGCGTGCCGGAGTTTAAAGAGTATCTTTACGATGTGCTTTTTGGTAAAGACTCTAAAAAATCAGCTCTAATTTTAAACTCATATCAAAAAGAATTGCAAAATATTTTAAAAACAAAACTTGAAGCCACAAAGGCTGAAATTTTAGAGCTTAAGGCATTTGGTTTAGAGCTAGAAGCTTTGCAAAACGAGCAAGCAAATATCAAAAATTCTCTTAATGAAAATTTCACAAAACTTGAAAGGCTTTTAGAAAGCGAGCTAAAAAAACTCGATGGTAAAAATGCAAAAGATATTTATAAAATGGGGCTTGAAGCGTTACTGCAAAATCTAAATGAAAAGCTTAAGAGCGAGATCGCTTACTGCAAAAGTAAAAGAGAAAATTTAAATCTAAAACGTCTTACACAAATAGCAAAAACTACACTTTGTGACGGAGTTGCGGCACTCATGAGAGAGGCTAGAAATGAAACTTTAGTGCAGATAAAGTCATGCGAGCAAAATATTGCTTTAAGTTTTGATGGCTTTAAGGTGAGTGAAAATAAAATTTTTAGTATAAATGACTTTTTAAAGCAAATGGGCGTAGAGCTTGATTTTAGCAAGCTTTTAGATGAGCTTGAAGCTAAAATTTTAAGCAAAAATGAGCCAGATGAGGCACTTTTAAGTTTAAGACAAAATTTACTTAACAATAAAAGCATATCGCAGTTTTGTGAGACGTTGGCAGAACACGAAAAAAAGCTACTAAAAGAGCGAGTAAAGGCTTATGAGATGAGCCAAAAAGAGACTCTAAACCAAAGACTTTTAGTCCTTAATGAAAAACTTAATGAGCTAAATTTACAAAATCAAAGCTCAATTTCAAAGCTTAAACAAAAGACCTCCTTGCAAGATGAAATTTACTCACTTTTAGAGGATATTAAAAATGTTTAATGAGTTTATAAATGCCTACAAAGCGAGATACTTTAAGGTTTTTACAAATGATTTTAAGGGCGAGCTAGCTAGGCTTGTAAATGATCTAAACGATCCTAGT comes from Campylobacter concisus and encodes:
- a CDS encoding winged helix-turn-helix domain-containing protein — translated: MLPSYKDMMLPILEFVAQKKEANRAEISKFIIKHFKLKDEDLLQKIKRGTPTYINRTDWALSYLATTTQIKSRPEKLPLQKVGRSLFAITNFGK
- the tsaD gene encoding tRNA (adenosine(37)-N6)-threonylcarbamoyltransferase complex transferase subunit TsaD, coding for MILGIESSCDDSSVALIDERTLEKIYYKKISQEEEHAIFGGVVPELAARLHTKALPALLEDILPNFKDIKAIAVTNEPGLSVSLIGGVSMAKALSVALNIPLIAVNHLVGHIYSLFLDREATFPLGVLLVSGGHTMILEVSENDEILELTSTSDDSFGESFDKVAKMLDLGYPGGAVVQQNALLCKDKERFHFTIPLLHDKRLEYSFSGLKNQVRVEISKLDSITPKDISDICYAFENTACEHILNKLEKVFWLRNFKRFGVVGGASANLNLRKRLETLCQKNECELLLAPLEFCSDNALMIARAGREKYLKGEFVNHSELNINPRVSFKKLELN
- a CDS encoding restriction endonuclease, translating into MLEKEPRFFEYLVTKLLEKMNYGAGNLTNKGPDGGIDGIIDEDELGLSKIYIQAKRYKDGSNIRRPEIQQFIGAISNKNTKKGVFITTAKFTKEAENFAKDNQNFSVVLIDGDKLAELMIKYKVGVQTSQIYEICKIDTDFFEENNF
- a CDS encoding phosphatidate cytidylyltransferase: MQSRIITGVLMFVAILVVFFIDNYILNFILLGAVLYFAFNESLKLYNIDHKQLVFAALAFYVLTYFTNPIFIAILAIMLVASILAHIKSENLKLVAPFVYPTTPIFMMWMLYSEYGVGYLVWLILSVVASDSGAFFVGKMFGKHPFSPSSPNKTIEGAAGGVAIGTVIGCIVGNFVTEGFFQILFSSFLVCVFAVWGDLFESYLKRLCGVKDSGSLFPGHGGMLDRIDGYLFGVVALLWSLSW
- a CDS encoding M99 family carboxypeptidase catalytic domain-containing protein encodes the protein MRKFLLFLLTFATASLANTLDYVLIKKGEPSENTMLLIGGIQGDEPGGFLAASIVATDYNITKGSLWVVPNLNFPSIIERSRGTKGDMNRKFAHVDKNDPDYNSVMKIKDVITDKNVTLILNLHDGSGYYRDKFISKDENPDKWGNTCIIDQSTLPGSKYPELEGIASSVKDVLNKHLIDQKHQYHIKNTHTAMGDKEMLKSLTYYAITQNKSAFANEASKNLNAEQRTYYHLIAIEEYMKKAGISFTRPFNLDVKSVKKAIEKEIRLELENSYAISLKNLKPLINFVPLKKGELNYSSPNPLIAIIKENGSFKVQYGNRFVTRLKPQYFEFAKPLEEISLINDGSELTLKSGDKFSVKKSFKIKSLKNVRVNVIGYGTKSIDESEQEVAKNSLNKSYSIDKDGKIYRVEFYKNEDGKEKFAGMILAEFR
- a CDS encoding uracil-xanthine permease family protein, with translation MQRYEGYKFDPKQSLIGVQFLFVAFGALVLVPILTGLDANVALFTAGLGTLLFQLITRKNVPPIFLASSFAFIAPLQYGIEKWGIAVTMGGVIFAGFFYVVLSLVVRFGGEKILHKILPPVVVGPVIMTIGLILAPNAVKMATSATEIYTQNEAMIVAGISLVATILVMMLGRGMFRLIPILLGIITGYIVAYCFGMVDFTPIFNAPWFRMPNFTTPKFEFEAIIYMIPIAIAPAIEHIGDMLAISNVTKEDFLKNPGLKNTLLGDGLATSLAAFFGGPPNTTYSEVTGAVSLTKAYNPAIMTFAAITAIVLAFVGKLGAVLSTIPAPVIGGIMLLLFGIIASVGMETLIKNKVDLADPRNMIIVALIFIFAIGGMVLDLGAVKFSGIGLGAVTGIVLNLLLPKTKHYEGY
- a CDS encoding dynamin family protein gives rise to the protein MDEFLNHAWHLNKIYANTDASVPFYPDLLALLLSCDEKNLDEFMALAEFRTILKKLGVGLDIFSIQSAQLATLKALNEAKISSNELVTRLQKLRDEKIIGHEKFDFLIKFISKNSNQNKAEISSAKPKDHFHKSLDFLNEINEKASMLDEDKEFLLALKNAKKRSNETLFNIAVSGIINSGKSTLLNALLNKSVLGTSNVPETINLTILKHASNSHAKVNFYSPDELEKLGLSSENLPASSVEISLDEIKNYTSSSSKTANLVKSVELYDDLELLRDNVCIIDTPGIDDAIVLREQITTNFMKECDLLAHLMNASQSATQKDALFLKKCFENSHIVRVAIVLTHADELNAKDINETLNYVKKAIGEQINDIKIDYFALSAKAYLDGALNSGVPEFKEYLYDVLFGKDSKKSALILNSYQKELQNILKTKLEATKAEILELKAFGLELEALQNEQANIKNSLNENFTKLERLLESELKKLDGKNAKDIYKMGLEALLQNLNEKLKSEIAYCKSKRENLNLKRLTQIAKTTLCDGVAALMREARNETLVQIKSCEQNIALSFDGFKVSENKIFSINDFLKQMGVELDFSKLLDELEAKILSKNEPDEALLSLRQNLLNNKSISQFCETLAEHEKKLLKERVKAYEMSQKETLNQRLLVLNEKLNELNLQNQSSISKLKQKTSLQDEIYSLLEDIKNV
- the dxr gene encoding 1-deoxy-D-xylulose-5-phosphate reductoisomerase, with the translated sequence MVALVVILGSTGSIGKNALNLCEKFGVEVEALSCAKNVDLLNEQILNFKPKFVCVGNEKLAKNVKNIEAKNIFFGETGLLQMLEISSSKKVINALVGFAGLAPSLKTQALGKKLALANKESLVVGGKFLKTREILPIDSEHFGLKFLLENKTAPKRLIITASGGAFYKKPIKFLKDATPSDALKHPNWDMGAKITIDSATMTNKLFEVMEAYWLYGIKEIEAVIEPTSAIHAVVEFIDGSSTMHLSRPNMKLAIAHAMFENINENIVSHANLLDLKNIKFHKISLKKYPIFSLKDEVLANPDLGVVINAANEVGVFSFLEKKCSFLDISRLVLSSVKNFRNIKISNIDEIFEADKEVRNYAKRMLNAKV